A portion of the Toxoplasma gondii ME49 chromosome VIIb, whole genome shotgun sequence genome contains these proteins:
- the AP2VIIB2 gene encoding AP2 domain transcription factor AP2VIIb-2 (encoded by transcript TGME49_262000) produces MTSRNQTGWLPTHCSVIFVLTNPCRREWGSFSEIAVRPSFAFYTSPAHAPKKAGRRVYVHRVGLCVACLFAAVRSRLSSVLFRSRVSAISFLVSSSIFVFRIPRGQRPSTRGGSWWLASAIRAPLTRRQRSLFSQRTCGRRCRGKATNTLPFSVPPLNSSPDDAPSRFCPNPPSALRDVTGSVFPVNACSLSPPSREAFRRKQPSQAIQRSLFSQLCNQRSRASPRVRSDVRCTYTRKLAMTSPSPAGAASLTRSSRWSSLRLSPFALSIPSAFSYPPRCPSSLFLWSSSLHSSLRASRRSSQSALSLRRLSSASVVFCRPSRSLLAPAAPLVPVEDSTSACAARQSDRSRKNAGEKTSSRDLQTTVCPKRRAPGVVPQPSCRQRVTRRLCSGVRTPERPTWRIAGQALYAPQPRLSLARASGTSASLSSSFILSSFAANFPVGLATSRTFPQACHMPPAPPGESRGFLSVFKDFSSAPASSGCARGRVHSSSSFSHRSPSSSVLEKCTRSRERDGKSAPAAAAGGVPTPRSGARESVASASGASGASLYAIFSQTRQLSCAHEAEPVAARNIDEAEQARRRDDDTRREEERSTNGAAAKCQREKSEEKDSEEASETAAEAEDGEPKVYRQREGMIQFVFQWGIGNSFRAVSANRFRPVHAARPKEVSIHPSYFESPHPFVIWEPLNEAWEVYFYENLKKSAKPFPVKKFGIARAKREALLFLEQMKLEGKLEKPTFSSGVDGVTFDQVTGSWICRFVDEEGRCVSRGFGADFHGFEEARKLAIERQAEMKKVEATGLGPRMRLVKEK; encoded by the exons ATGACCTCGAGGAACCAAACAGGCTGGCTTCCGACACACTGCTCTGTCATCTTCGTCCTTACAAATCCTTGCAGACGCGAGTGGGGTAGTTTCTCTGAAATCGCCGTTCGACCGTCCTTTGCTTTTTACACATCcccggcgcatgcaccgaaAAAAGCCGGTCgtcgagtgtatgtacaccgcgtTGGGCTCTGCGTGGCGTGTCTTTTCGCCGCTGTCCGGTCTCGCCTTTCGTCCGTTCTGTTCCGGTCCCGCGTCTCTGCgatttcttttcttgtttcctcttccatCTTCGTGTTCCGAATTCCCCGTGGTCAGCGTCCTTCCACGAGAGGGGGTTCCTGGTGGCTCGCCTCTGCGATTCGCGCGCCGTTAACTCGAAGGCAGaggtctcttttctcgcagcGCACATGCGGGCGTCGttgcagaggaaaggcgacaaaCACACTGCCATTCTCTGTTCCGCCTCTCAACTCTTCCCCTGACGATGCTCCTTCGCGATTCTGTCCGAATCCGCCGTCTGCACTCCGAGATGTGACCGGTAGCGTTTTCCCtgtgaatgcatgcagcttgTCTCCTCCAAGTCGCGAGGCATTCCGCCGGAAGCAGCCCAGTCAGGCAATACAGaggtctcttttctcgcagcTGTGCAATCAGAGAAGCCGAGCGTCTCCACGCGTTCGCTCTGATgtgcggtgtacatacacccgaaaACTCGCAATGACGTCTCCAAGCCCGGCGGGGGCCGCGAGCCTGACTCGGTCGAGCCGCTGGTcctcgctgcgtctctcccctttcgcTCTGTCCATCCCATCTGCTTTCTCATATCCTCCTCGctgtccttcctcgctttttctctggtcttcttctctccacagttCTCTCCgtgcttctcgccgttctagccagtctgctctctccctccgccGCTTGTCTTCCGCGAGCGTCGTCTTTTGTCgaccttctcgttctctcctcgctcccgCCGCTCCTCTCGTCCCTGTCGAAGACTctacatctgcatgcgccgcgcgacagagcgaccgcagcaggaagaacgcgggagaaaaaacgtcCTCAAGAGATCTCCAGACTACTGTCTGTCCAAAACGCAGGGCACCCGGTGTGGTGCCTCAGCCCTCGTGTCGACAGCGTGTGACTCGACGCCTCTgctcaggtgtacgtacacccgagcgTCCAACTTGGCGCATTGCTGGTCAGGCGCTCTACGCACCGCAGCCGCGTCTTTCGCTGGCGCGCGCTTCGGGgacttccgcgtctctctcctccagttttattctctcctcttttgcTGCGAACTTCCCCGTCGGCCTCGCCACTTCCCGTACTTTTCCTCAAGCATGTCACATGCCGCCCGCCCCCCCTGGCGAGTCCCGGGGGTTCTTGAGTGTTTTCAAAGACTTTTCGAGCGCTCCCGCTTCGTCTGGTTGTGCACGAGGTCGCGTGcattcttcctcgtctttctctcaccgttctccgtcttcttccgtcctCGAGAAATgcacgagaagcagagagagagacggaaagagCGCTCCCGCCGCGGCCGCGGGCGGTGTACCTACACCTCGCAGCGGTGCGCGGGAGAGCGTCGCTTCGGCTTCCGGGGCCAGTGGCGCTTCTCTCTATGCGATTTTCTCTCAGACCAGACAGTTGTCTTGCGCTCACGAAGCAGAACCAGTTGCAGCGAGAAACATAGACGAAGCGGAACAGGCGAGACGACGCGACGACGACacccggagagaagaggagaggtcGACAAACGGAGCCGCTGCAAAgtgccagagagagaagtccgaagagaaggacagcGAGGAGGCAAGCGAAACCGCGGCGGAAGCTGAGGACGGAGAACCcaaggtgtacagacagcggGAGGGCATGATTCAATTTGTCTTTCAGTGGGGCATCGGTAACTCCTTCCGCGCGGTCAGCGCGAACAG ATTCaggccagtgcatgcagcgcggCCGAAGGAGGTGTCTATACACCCGAGCTACTTCGAGTCCCCGCATCCATTTGTGATCTGGGAGCCGCTGAACGAAGCGTGGGAAGTTTATTTTTACGAAAATTTGAAGAAATCCGCCAAGCCGTTCCCCGTCAAAAAGTTCGGCATtgcgagagcgaagcgcgAGGCCTTGCTGTTTCTTGAACAAATGAAG CTCGAAGGCAAGCTGGAGAAGCCGACATTCTCCTCCGGAGTGGACG gTGTGACCTTTGATCAAGTGACGGGGAGCTGGATATGTCGCTtcgtcgacgaagagggtCGCTGCGTGTCTCGCGGATTCGGAGCAGACTTCCACGGCTTtgaggaagcaagaaaacTCGCAATTGAAAGACAGGCGGAGATGAAAAAGGTGGAGGCGACCGGCCTCGGACCTCGCATGCGTCTCGTGAAGGAAAAGTGA
- the CAM2 gene encoding calmodulin CAM2 (encoded by transcript TGME49_262010~Product name based on PMID:16518471.), translated as MANNLESIFKVFDSDGDGKLTCIEMHQALGASGCSPSVEEVQEAVKEKGSDTGDLEQFKALYAAYANKKVTASELVPLFSVVDPAKKGVVDVRSLNYLLTNFNERLTQAEAEEFIQGMLGLPKEGTVPIPDVAQKVEQLQKV; from the exons ATGGCGAACAAT CTGGAGAGCATCTTCAAAGTCTtcgacagcgacggagacggaaAGTTGACCTGCATCGAAATGCACCAGGCCTTGGGCGCTTCCGGCTGCTCTCCGTC GGTCGAGGAAGTGCAGGAGGCggtgaaggagaagggaagcgacACGGGAGACTTGGAGCAGTTCAAGGCTTTGTACGCTGCATACGCGAACAAGAAAGTCACTGCGTCAGAACTcgtccctctcttttcc GTCGTCGACCCGGCGAAGAAGGGTGTGGTGGATGTGCGGTCTCTGAACTATTTGTTGACGAACTTCAATGAGCGATTAACTCAGGCAGAGGCTGAGGAATTCATTCAAGGCATGCTCGGCCTCCCCAAGGAGGGCACAGTCCCCATTCCCGACGTCGCCCAGAAAgtcgagcagctgcagaaagtCTGA
- a CDS encoding SAC3/GANP family protein (encoded by transcript TGME49_262040) yields MSGAASATTPPLAAQVQALLQAPELRYDPSSLTLLCQYTEEQVAKNTYDQEACLAVLKLYLLYPQCFSVDLARKILVKGIMNLPNEDCAVFVGMLQQQPGKKDWKKVQEAIHLWELLEKCRFKQVWEFLKEPAMADVVSTPGLVDSIRRFVCDVVSLTYSALSLADLCAFLNVVPGTSEAERLLKNLGWTVEEVFVPAKEAARSRETVKVVRVVGSASLAAAALKEGEERNRNRDGKPGAAGQALAVRKTVEKYMMPENLKVCMATLLK; encoded by the exons ATGTCGGGAGCTGCTTCTGCAACGACGCCTCCACTGGCCGCCCAAGTCCAGGCGCTTCTGCAGGCGCCGGAGCTGCGCTACGACCCCTCTTCGCTCACGCTGCTTTGTCAGTACACCGAAGAGCAGGTGGCGAAGAACACGTACGACCAAGAAGCGTGTCTTGCTGTGCTCAAGCTGTATCTGCTTTATCCGCAGTGCTTCTCTGTGGACCTCGCGCGGAAGATTCTCGTCAAGGGGATCATGAATCTCCCGAACGAAGACTGCGCTGTCTTCGTTGGCATGCTGCAGCAGCAACCTGGAAAGAAAGACTGGAAAAAAGTTCAGGAGGCCATTCACCTCTGGGAACTGCTCGAGAAATGTCGCTTCAAGCAG GTTTGGGAGTTTTTGAAGGAGCCTGCGATGGCGGACGTAGTCTCGACGCCGGGTCTGGTGGACTCGATTCGCCGGTTTGTGTGCGACGTCGTGTCGCTGACGTACTCTGCACTTTCCCTCGCAGACTTGTGCGCCTTTCTGAACGTCGTTCCTGGGACGAGTGAAGCTGAGCGCCTGCTGAAGAATCTCGGTTGGACTGTGGAGGAGGTCTTCGTCCCTGCAAAGGAGGCGGCACGCTCGCGGGAGACTGTGAAAGTCGTCCGAGTCGTcggctctgcgtcgctcgcGGCCGCAGCTCTGAAGGAGGGTGAAGAACgcaacagaaacagagacgggaAGCCAGGCGCTGCCGGACAAGCTCTCGCAGTCCGAAAAACGGTCGAGAAATACATGATGCCCGAAAACCTCAAGGTCTGCATGGCGACGCTCCTCAAATAA
- a CDS encoding hypothetical protein (encoded by transcript TGME49_262020~Predicted trans-membrane domain (TMHMM2.0):169-192:201-222) → MSAPSSSFTPASIDAEGVLCESKTDSSTLRRRKRRRERRREGGAERALRGDGKPVGKTGVRREGRSNLGGRTEGQRQRRAFEGGRREGLRKEEVKIQRKEREDEIRRGATEDFCGTRPQGERKVEANKHTHKKRGTPRLSKKELSLTASNLRSLFFRHNKKDTRGCTERNVFPFFLLFLSSSPLLFDLLPFLRPCGCSSCPWWAVACASVSATLSLLRLFNFIETVSKMREKGVERGESVCVSKRRRNATKVKFRMQHKHLSACPLSSLSCRLFTRLRDTPNPLFPLSPQMPHSAQEK, encoded by the coding sequence ATGAGTGCACCATCCAGCAGCTTCACTCCGGCGAGCATCGACGCCGAAGGAGTTCTCTGCGAAAGCAAGACAGATTCCTCCACCCTCAGAAGGcgcaagagaagacgcgagagaagacgcgagggaGGAGCAGAACGCGCGCTGAGAGGCGACGGAAAGCCAGTCGGAAAGACAGGAGTtaggagagaaggacgcagTAATTTGGggggaagaacagaggggcagagacagaggagagcatttgaaggaggaagaagagaaggtctgaggaaggaagaagtgaagattcagaggaaagagagagaagacgagattCGCAGAGGAGCAACAGAAGACTTCTGCGGAACCAGACCACAGGGAGAGCGAAAAGTGGAAGCgaacaaacacacacacaagaaACGAGGCACTCCCCGTCTGTCGAAAAAAGAATTATCTCTGACGGCTTCCAACCtccgttctcttttttttaGACACAACAAGAAAGACACTCGAGGGTGCACGGAGAGAAatgtctttcctttctttcttctctttctctcttcctctcctctgcttttcgatcttcttccttttttgcgTCCTTGTGGCTGCTCCTCCTGCCCTTGGTGGGCCGTTGCCTgtgcttctgtgtctgctactctctcgcttctccgccttTTCAATTTCATCGAGACCGTCTCCAAAATGCGGGAGAAAGGGGTAGAACGGGGGgaaagtgtgtgtgtgtcaaagaggagaagaaacgcgacgaaaGTGAAGTTCCGCATGCAACACAAGCATCTATCTGCATGCCCACTCTCATCTCTCTCATGTCGCCTCTTTACTCGACTCCGAGACACACCGAATccgctcttccctctttcacCGCAAATGCCTCATTCTGCACAGGAAAAATAA
- a CDS encoding ALG6, ALG8 glycosyltransferase family protein (encoded by transcript TGME49_262030~Predicted trans-membrane domain (TMHMM2.0):838-861:975-993:1002-1025:1051-1074:1163-1186:1192-1212:1252-1272:1464-1487:1501-1524) has translation MVHSFIGVAPTSPSRHCASNVHGSERVFASMRRRDRAQRRPSDENGEALRRDSSHPSRVPPSPFSPPLSTLCPLSSPLFFVPLSRLPQRNSPSCGSASRSLLSAALSAAASHPRTGIFLSRCLTELQQLRMHTRPFSSLSSFSSFSSSLPSFSSENGDRVAETAFLPLESRQREDLLSHLFLAVPAGLENLLASQPRAEGEANAFQDDEGDAATPRALKESWKRKKTDEPQAPRQQSCRICGGFALQVYVHLNGLLGASQREAGKDAGDAFSWRSTGGRRNEELFVSDEARREEEQRNESQTGSQASKGKDDTDGCTDAQHQFFLHFTLEVYADYPFEIPCLFFRRLVSLSELRGLSLLPKPRPSSPPRHAASRSSSSRSSSSSRSPSSVSLRECDFCSSTGPSTSPRPRLLRPRVLVEEMQKRLAAVGRDDPSEVLSLSVLGESWLPSLSLLLLLRRLCAFLLLLSLQLREEGGDSIPQAAERRDARGGQPVVADCVRFSDRPKQEENSPAEDARRPKRRERERTSDRRERDAGQDFWLCRSMRSLRRTGKAGTCLLLLFVLLLRAAVGLHPYSGEGRMQGGYGDFEAQRHWMEIAFNLPLAFWYTYGTYLSSSSPSSSLSSSSAASTGRRGGGDLSESPEVKTRFREAGKRQGIAAGLPTRRTLWWPLDYPPLSAFLARLLAPLAFLVHPPAVTWWTWRRHAALSVESETREKGTAGKGGGEPANDGEGCEGAGEEEAPNGEETKARSENEGEEDADGDAREDAEAKEEGLEEEAEATEDVRQERGKTTKKTREAKKRGTTEEQRERQRDRTDASSTRDEASPFPQFRGIEESLFRVFMRWTVIVSNFLVFALASLFFFLSSSETEKKEDEQEQGEGTPRYRRERDEEDEPEEEENGGDRDVRIGGCAEKVGVAAWFSSRFSTFSMGNFFFSSLAHDRSPRCPCASRETQSTLALLLFLLSPPLLLIDDGHFQYNGVALGLTVAATAFLFRQQDFLCAFCFTLALLFKQTSLYFAPAFFAVLLSRATQRIHFRGALQAPRTSRLPLSDCLSRLFPLGLVVLSTCFFSLLPFVLHPPRVLTLQQQQSDSLAVPPSAFFQEANAAESLDSGASGQSLPLAAALTLWRRVFPFHRGLFEDYVSNFWVAVAPVLRLRGDALLSGRSLLLLSLALTLAALLPACVGVYVHPTRDRFLAALFASASAFFLFSFHVHEKAILLPATAALLLLPRNPDFGCTYSLMATFSLLHLMQKDVLVFPATLLLLAFFYLSSLLTPHLRRPACRLKFQNSSVSSPFSQAVFFFSTKLSRDKISPSPLSAPHYPLPVSSASSTVSSSSSPRSLLQQADAFSLSRFLSDVCPALLQLPVFPLRRVYIHLRFAFRSMCASLFPSSFVASVSPATRPSQLRTSTPSYVPSALSRKREELEALRASEAAAYVHVARVLTRSGAERSFRGLDAGRCMPRRTSPFSGLSLLFLSPSGWLVAAAVLASFQLFARPPARFPFLFVYLNCVLHFVFFFASLVYVTLCSFAAQPKRGDESLLEATREDIYQEDFPFPLSENPDQGPSEVDCSRELHTQVELSVPGE, from the exons ATGGTGCACTCATTCATCGGAGTAGCACCCACAAGTCCCTCTCGCCACTGTGCCAGTAATGTCCACGGAAGCGAACGAGTTTTTGCCAGCATGAGACGCCGCGACAGGGCGCAGAGGCGTCCGTCAGACGAGAACGGCGAAGCGCTTCGACGCGACTCGTCTCAcccttctcgcgttcctccttctcccttctctccacctctctccactctctgccctctctcctctcctctcttcttcgttccgcTCTCGCGGCTCCCTCAACGCAACAGTCCTTCTTGTGGCTCTgcgtcgcgttctcttctttcagccgctctctctgcggcggcGTCTCATCCGCGTACAGGAATTTTCCTCTCCCGTTGTCTCACAGAgttgcagcagctgcgcatgcacactcgccctttctcttctctgtcttctttctcttctttctcctcttctttgccttcgttctcttctgagAATGGAGATCGCGTGGCGGAAACTGCGTTCCTTCCCCTGGAAAGCAGACAGCGCGAGGACTTGCTTTCTCACCTTTTCCTTGCGGTTCCTGCGGGTCTGGAAaaccttctcgcctctcagcCTCGagcggagggagaagcgaacgcgtTTCAAGAtgacgagggagacgccgCGACTCCGCGCGCCCTGAAAGAAagctggaaaagaaaaaaaacggacgAACCGCAAGCGCCGCGCCAACAGAGCTGCCGGATCTGCGGCGGCTTCGCGctccaggtgtacgtacacctgaacGGGCTGCTTGGGGCGTCTCAGCGCGAGGCAGGAAAAGACGCGGGTGACGCGTTTTCGTGGCGTTCCACCGGAGGACGGAGGAACGAGGAATTGTTTGTGTCGGACGAGGCGCGTCGcgaggaggagcagcggaACGAAAGCCAGACAGGAAGTCAAGCGAGTAAAGGAAAGGATGACACGGATGGATGCACAGATGCACAGCATcagttttttctccacttcactCTCGAAGTCTACGCAGACTATCCTTTTGAGATcccctgtcttttcttcagacgcctcgtctccctctcggaGCTCAGGGGCCTCTCATTACTCCCGAAGCctcgaccttcttctcctccccgacatgctgcttctcgttcgtcttcttctcgttcgtcttcttcttctcgttctccttcttctgtgtctctgcgtgaGTGCGATTTCTGTTCGTCGACTGGTCCAAGTACTTCGCCTCGtccgcggcttcttcgccctcgtGTGCTCGTCGAGGAGATGCAGAAGCGGCTGGCGGCCGTCGGGAGAGACGACCCATCGGaggttctttctctctctgttctcgggGAGAGCTGGCtgccctccctctctctgcttcttctccttcggcgcttgtgcgcgtttctccttctgctctctctgcagctgagagaggaagggggaGACTCTATCCCgcaggcggcagagagaagagacgctcgCGGAGGACAGCCTGTTGTCGCCGACTGCGTTAGGTTCAGCGACAGGCcgaagcaagaagaaaactctCCCGCCGAGGACGCACGCAGACccaagagacgagaaagagaaaggacgagtgacagaagagagagagacgcaggccAGGACTTCTGGCTATGTCGATCCATGCGGAGTCTCCGGAGAACAGGGAAGGCCGGGACTTGCCTCCTCctgctcttcgtccttctcctgcgGGCTGCCGTCGGTCTCCACCCCTATAGCGGTGAAGGACGCATGCAAGGAG GCTACGGAGACTTTGAGGCTCAACGGCACTGGATGGAAATTGCCTTCaaccttcctctcgccttttggTACACCTACGGAACgtatctttcttcttcttctccgtcttcttctctctcctcttcttctgccgcctCAACGGGGCGCAGAGGCGGCGGTGACTTGTCGGAGTCTCCTGAGGTGAAGACGCGTTTTCGCGAGGCCGGAAAGCGCCAAGGAATCGCCGCTGGACTGCCGACGCGCCGTACGCTATGGTGGCCGCTGGACTATCCGCCTCTGAgcgcctttctcgctcgcctcctcgcgcctctcgccttcctcgtccacCCGCCCGCAGTCACTTGGTGGACCTGGAGGCGACATGCGGCCCTGAGCGTGGAGAgtgaaacgagagagaaaggaacggcAGGAAAAGGCGGCGGGGAGCCAGCGAACGACGGAGAAGGTTGTGAAGGagcaggggaagaagaagcgccaaacggagaagagacgaaagcaaggagtgagaacgaaggagaagaagacgcagacggagatgcaagagaagacgccgaagcgaaggaagaaggactcgaagaggaagcagaagcgacagaagacgtTCGACAGGAGCGAgggaaaacgacgaagaaaacgagggaagcgaagaagagaggaacaacagaggagcagcgagaaagacagagggacAGAACAGATGCCTCTTCAACTCGTGACGAAGCGTCGCCTTTTCCCCAGTTCCGCGGAATTGAAGAAagtctctttcgcgtcttcatGCGATGGACTGTCATCGTTTCCAatttcctcgtctttgctctcgcctctctcttcttctttctctcctcttccgaaactgaaaagaaggaagacgaacaagagCAAGGCGAAGGAACACCCAGATACcgcagggagagagatgaagaagacgaaccagaagaagaggaaaacggaggagacCGTGACGTCCGGATAGGCGGGTGTGCCGAAAAGGTCGGAGTTGCCGCTtggttctcttctcgtttttcgacCTTTTCAATGGGcaatttctttttctcttctctagCACATGAtcggtctcctcgctgtccaTGTGCCTCCCGCGAAACGCAGTCGacgctcgcgcttcttctctttcttctctcgccgcccCTGCTCCTCATCGATGATGGTCACTTCCAGTACAACGGCGTAGCTCTCGGCCTCACGGTGGCTGccactgcgtttctctttcgtcaaCAAGACTTCCTTTGCGCCTTCT gTTTCACACTGGCTCTGCTGTTCAAGCAAACGAGCCTCTATTTCGcccctgccttcttcgcagttctcctttctcgcgcaACGCAGCGCATCCACTTCCGAGGAG CTCTGCAGGCTCCGCGGAcgtctcgcctgcctctcaGCGACTGCTTGTCGCGGCTCTTTCCTTTGGGCCTAGTCGTTCTCTCGActtgctttttctcgctcctGCCCTTCGTGCTCCACCCGCCTCGAGTCCTGacgctgcagcagcagcagagcgACTCTCTCGCCGTACCaccctctgctttcttccaAGAAGCGAATGCGGCAGAGTCCCTGGACAGTGGAGCCTCGGGGCAGTCGCTACCTCTCGCCGCGGCCCTCACGCTGTGGCGGcgcgtcttccccttccACAGAGGTCTATTCGAAGACTACGTCTCCAACTTCTGGGTCGCTGTGGCCCCTGTCTTGCGACTTCGCGGcgacgcgcttctctctgggcgctctctgcttctcctctccctcgcgcTCACTCTCGCGGCCCTGctccctgcatgcgtcggggtgtacgtacaccccacgCGCGACCGGTTCCTCGCTGCGCTCTTCGCCTCGGCgagcgccttcttccttttctccttccacgTCCACGAAAAAGCGATACTCCTCCCTGCCAccgctgctctcctcttGCTTCCGCGAAACC CCGAtttcgggtgtacgtacagcctGATGGCGACGTTTTCCCTCCTGCACCTCATGCAGAAAGACGTACTGGTGTTCCCcgcgactcttcttctcctcgcgtttttctatctttcgtcgcttctcacGCCGCACCTCCGACGGCCTGCGTGTCGCTTAAAGTTCCAGaactcttctgtttcgtctcccttctcccaagccgttttcttcttctccacgaaGCTTTCAAGAGATAAAATTTCTCcgtcccctctctctgccccgCACTATCcacttcctgtctcctctgcctcttcgactgtttcttcttcttcgtcgcctcgttctcttctccagcaaGCGGACGCCTTCTcactttctcgttttctctccgacGTCTGCCCCGCTCTCCTCCAGCTCCCCGTCTTCCCGCTgcgtcgggtgtacatacacctgagaTTCGCGTTCAGATCGATgtgtgcctctctctttccctcttcttttgtgGCGTCGGTTTCGCCCGCGACGCGCCCCTCACAGCTTCGCACCTCTACGCCCTCATACGTTCCTTCGGCACTTTCgcgaaaacgcgaagaacTCGAGGCTTTGCGCGCCAGCGAAGCTGCGGCGTACGTACACGTCGCTCGGGTGTTGACGCGCAGCGGCGCGGAAAGGAGCTTCCGTGGTCTCGACGCGGGTCGCTGCATGCCCCGGAGaacgtctcctttttccggattgtctttgctctttctttctccttcggggtGGCTGGTAGCTGCCGCAGTTCTGGCGAGCTTCCAG CTGTTTGCCCGCCCGCCAGCGCGTTTCCCCTTTCTGTTCGTCTACCTGAACTGCGTTCTccacttcgtcttcttcttcgcgagcTTG GTCTACGTGACTCTTTGCTCCTTTGCTGCTCAACCGAAACGCGGAGATGAGTCTCTTCTCGAAGCAACGCGCGAGGACATCTATCAAGAAgactttccttttcctttgtcGGAAAATCCAGACCAAGGTCCTTCCGAGGTGGACTGCTCTCGCGAACTTCACACACAAGTCGAGCTTTCTGTTCCGGGGGAATAA